The proteins below come from a single Isoptericola dokdonensis DS-3 genomic window:
- a CDS encoding glutamyl-tRNA reductase has product MVLISLTASHRELDLDALERLTSGSTSVGRTVVQSCRPVQGAVVISTCNRFELYLDVEAPLDGDSVRHATRHVAELVAESSGVTPEVAAASFTVRTGSQVPGHLFSVASGLDSMVVGEREIAGQVKRALAEARQDETTSKTLELLFQTASRTSKLVGHGTALGGTGRSLVALGLDLAGEALRPYPAARAVIIGTGAYAGASVAALRARGCTDVRVYSGSGRAADFAASHEVVAIGTGPEALVEALADADLVVSCSGARQRRHAEAGAEVSIEYVLDAAAVARARERAAARVVDEPEPDALVILDLALHRDVDPQAADVEGVLLYDLSTLKANAPATAVEVVHQARALVDRAAVRFEENRLGRAADAAVVALLDAAEEEVARQVEEAAARLTVELAPEGPTEEDLEAVARGARRRVHADLHDRIVEVRAAALAAARRAEAAVVAGAEDTLRTARADAARSSA; this is encoded by the coding sequence GTGGTTCTGATCTCCCTCACCGCGTCCCACCGCGAGCTGGACCTGGACGCGCTCGAACGCCTCACGTCCGGTTCGACGTCCGTGGGTCGCACGGTCGTGCAGTCGTGCCGCCCCGTGCAGGGCGCCGTCGTCATCTCCACGTGCAACCGCTTCGAGCTCTACCTCGACGTCGAGGCCCCGCTCGACGGCGACTCCGTGCGGCACGCCACCCGGCACGTCGCCGAGCTCGTCGCGGAGTCCTCCGGCGTCACCCCGGAGGTCGCGGCCGCGTCGTTCACGGTGCGGACCGGCTCCCAGGTGCCCGGCCACCTGTTCTCCGTCGCGTCCGGCCTCGACTCGATGGTCGTGGGGGAGCGGGAGATCGCCGGCCAGGTGAAGCGCGCGCTCGCCGAGGCCCGCCAGGACGAGACGACGTCGAAGACGCTCGAGCTGCTCTTCCAGACGGCGTCGCGCACCTCCAAGCTCGTCGGCCACGGCACGGCGCTGGGCGGCACAGGACGTTCGCTCGTCGCGCTCGGCCTCGACCTCGCGGGCGAGGCCCTGCGGCCCTACCCGGCCGCCCGCGCCGTCATCATCGGCACCGGCGCCTACGCGGGAGCCTCCGTCGCGGCCCTGCGCGCCCGGGGTTGCACCGACGTCCGCGTCTACTCCGGGTCGGGCCGCGCCGCCGACTTCGCCGCCTCGCACGAGGTCGTGGCGATCGGCACCGGCCCCGAGGCGCTGGTCGAGGCGCTCGCCGACGCCGACCTCGTCGTGTCGTGCTCGGGCGCCCGCCAGCGTCGGCACGCGGAGGCCGGAGCCGAGGTCTCCATCGAGTACGTGCTGGACGCCGCCGCGGTGGCCCGTGCCCGCGAGCGTGCCGCCGCCCGCGTCGTGGACGAGCCGGAGCCCGACGCCCTGGTCATCCTCGACCTGGCCCTGCACCGGGACGTGGACCCGCAGGCCGCGGACGTCGAGGGTGTGCTGCTCTACGACCTGTCGACGCTCAAGGCGAACGCGCCGGCGACGGCCGTGGAGGTCGTCCACCAGGCGCGTGCCCTGGTGGACCGGGCCGCGGTCCGCTTCGAGGAGAACCGGCTCGGCCGCGCGGCGGACGCCGCCGTCGTCGCGCTGCTGGACGCCGCCGAGGAGGAGGTCGCCCGGCAGGTCGAGGAGGCCGCGGCCCGCCTGACGGTCGAGCTCGCGCCGGAAGGGCCCACCGAGGAGGACCTGGAGGCGGTGGCGCGCGGTGCCCGGCGTCGGGTGCACGCCGACCTGCACGACCGCATCGTCGAGGTGCGGGCGGCCGCGCTGGCTGCCGCACGGCGGGCGGAGGCGGCCGTCGTCGCCGGTGCCGAGGACACCCTGCGCACGGCCCGGGCCGACGCCGCACGGTCCTCCGCATAG
- the hemE gene encoding uroporphyrinogen decarboxylase, whose protein sequence is MTSPTANVSILPGTHPLVDGRTGTSALVSALRGERTGRVPVWFMRQAGRSLPEYREARQGTGMIESCLMPELAAEITLQPVRRHEVDAAIFFSDIVVPLRLAGVGVDIVAGVGPVMDHPYRTAADVDELVGRDLDDVALAPITEAVQRTVAGLAELPHGQDTPLIGFGGAPFTLAAYLVEGRPSRDHLAARTLMHADPETWRRLTEWTADLTGRFLRAQVLAGASAVQLFDSWAGSLSLSDYTTHVAPSSTRALGHVADLRTPDGAGVPGIHFGTGTGHLLEALRDVLSASGVQDRTVGVDYRTPLDEASALLGPDVAVQGNIDPALLGAPWEVLEAHVRDVVARGGAAPGHVVNLGHGVPPETDPTVLTRVVELVHSL, encoded by the coding sequence GTGACATCCCCCACGGCGAACGTCAGCATCCTGCCCGGCACCCATCCCCTGGTCGACGGCCGCACCGGCACGTCCGCGCTGGTCAGCGCGCTGCGCGGGGAACGGACGGGCCGGGTGCCGGTCTGGTTCATGCGGCAGGCCGGGAGGTCGCTGCCGGAGTACCGCGAGGCGCGCCAGGGCACCGGGATGATCGAGTCCTGCCTGATGCCGGAGCTCGCGGCGGAGATCACCCTCCAGCCGGTGCGGCGCCACGAGGTGGACGCGGCGATCTTCTTCTCCGACATCGTGGTGCCGCTGCGGCTCGCGGGGGTCGGGGTGGACATCGTGGCCGGGGTCGGCCCGGTCATGGACCACCCCTACCGGACGGCGGCCGACGTCGACGAGCTCGTCGGGCGCGACCTGGACGACGTGGCGCTCGCGCCGATCACCGAGGCGGTGCAACGCACCGTCGCCGGCCTGGCGGAGCTGCCGCACGGCCAGGACACCCCGCTCATCGGGTTCGGCGGCGCACCGTTCACGCTCGCCGCCTACCTGGTGGAGGGTCGCCCGTCGCGCGACCACCTCGCCGCCCGCACCCTCATGCACGCCGACCCGGAGACGTGGCGCCGCCTCACCGAGTGGACCGCCGACCTCACGGGCCGGTTCCTGCGGGCGCAGGTGCTCGCCGGCGCGAGCGCCGTGCAGCTGTTCGACTCGTGGGCCGGCTCCCTGTCGCTGTCCGACTACACGACGCACGTCGCGCCGTCGTCCACCCGGGCGCTGGGGCACGTCGCCGACCTGCGCACCCCCGACGGCGCGGGCGTGCCCGGCATCCACTTCGGCACCGGCACCGGGCACCTCCTGGAGGCGCTGCGCGACGTCCTCTCCGCCTCCGGCGTCCAGGACCGCACCGTCGGCGTCGACTACCGCACGCCGCTGGACGAGGCGTCCGCGCTGCTCGGGCCCGACGTCGCCGTGCAGGGGAACATCGACCCCGCGCTGCTCGGCGCCCCGTGGGAGGTCCTGGAGGCGCACGTGCGCGACGTCGTCGCCCGCGGCGGGGCCGCCCCCGGGCACGTGGTCAACCTGGGCCACGGCGTGCCCCCGGAGACCGACCCGACCGTCCTGACCCGCGTCGTCGAGCTCGTCCACTCGCTGTGA
- a CDS encoding SHOCT domain-containing protein — protein sequence MDSFWDYIWFLLWIFLFMAYLIVLFQILTDLFRDHQLSGWWKAVWVVLLVFIPMLTALVYLIARGRGMAERNLSAAKDARAATDDYIKSVATTASPADQIASAKKLLDEGAITPEEFASLKAKALA from the coding sequence ATGGACAGCTTCTGGGACTACATCTGGTTCCTGCTGTGGATCTTCCTGTTCATGGCCTACCTCATCGTCCTCTTCCAGATCCTCACGGACCTGTTCCGTGACCACCAGCTCTCCGGCTGGTGGAAGGCGGTCTGGGTCGTCCTCCTCGTCTTCATCCCGATGCTCACGGCGCTGGTCTATCTCATCGCGCGCGGGCGCGGGATGGCGGAGCGCAACCTGTCCGCGGCGAAGGACGCCCGCGCGGCGACGGACGACTACATCAAGTCGGTCGCCACGACGGCCTCCCCGGCCGACCAGATCGCCTCGGCGAAGAAGCTCCTGGACGAGGGCGCCATCACCCCGGAGGAGTTCGCCTCCCTCAAGGCGAAGGCTCTCGCCTGA
- a CDS encoding protoporphyrinogen/coproporphyrinogen oxidase, whose amino-acid sequence MSQQVDAVVVGGGIGGLVAALTLVERGLRTVVLESSTRLGGPVRGGAFESLPRVPVDLGAESFAARGGAVAELAARLDLDVVEPSGLSAWGWAAGRAFPLPAAGVLGIPAVPWAADVRRAIGWPGVLRASLDRVLPRFVGARCEDLGSLARTRLGARATDRLVAPVAAGVHSAPLDRLAVAAVAPGLRDRFDVEGSLTRAVASLRASAPAGSAVRGVAGGMHAVVEALAGRIAASAEDWTDSPLTDATGPIHTALRLGHEVVAVEQHDGGGWVVRTRATSAGVRGGRGSLHTVVTPRLVVTTPAVAPLLEPWTGVVPHPERGADVRLVTLLLDAPELDAAPRGTGMLVAPDGGPVRAKALTHSTAKWPWLAERVHRAAGPGVHVVRLSYGRLGEETRPPDAAEAARDASVLLGVPLEDRVLDHLVQRWDGALPPPTPAYRATVTALSGAVGRTPGLAVTGGWVAGTGIAAIVAHAQAAVERL is encoded by the coding sequence GTGAGCCAGCAGGTCGACGCCGTCGTCGTCGGCGGGGGGATCGGCGGGCTCGTCGCGGCCCTGACCCTCGTGGAGCGCGGCCTGCGCACCGTCGTGCTGGAGTCGTCGACCCGCCTGGGCGGTCCCGTGCGCGGCGGGGCGTTCGAGTCGCTGCCGCGGGTGCCCGTCGACCTGGGGGCGGAGTCGTTCGCCGCGCGCGGCGGCGCGGTCGCCGAGCTCGCCGCACGGCTCGACCTGGACGTCGTCGAGCCGTCCGGGCTGTCCGCGTGGGGCTGGGCGGCGGGCCGTGCCTTCCCCTTGCCCGCGGCCGGAGTGCTCGGCATCCCGGCGGTGCCGTGGGCGGCCGACGTGCGCCGCGCCATCGGGTGGCCGGGCGTCCTGCGCGCGTCGCTCGACCGGGTGCTGCCGCGGTTCGTCGGCGCCCGGTGCGAGGACCTGGGCTCCCTCGCCCGCACCCGCCTCGGGGCGCGCGCCACCGACCGGCTCGTCGCGCCGGTCGCCGCGGGCGTCCACTCCGCGCCGCTCGACCGGCTCGCGGTCGCCGCCGTCGCCCCGGGCCTGCGGGACCGGTTCGACGTCGAGGGCTCGCTCACCCGCGCCGTGGCGTCCCTGCGCGCGAGCGCCCCCGCCGGGTCCGCCGTGCGGGGCGTCGCGGGCGGGATGCACGCCGTCGTCGAAGCCCTCGCCGGGCGGATCGCCGCGAGCGCCGAGGACTGGACCGACTCCCCCCTGACGGATGCCACCGGGCCCATCCACACCGCCCTGCGGCTCGGCCACGAGGTCGTGGCGGTCGAGCAGCACGACGGCGGCGGCTGGGTGGTGCGCACCCGGGCCACGTCCGCCGGGGTGCGGGGCGGGCGCGGGTCGCTGCACACCGTGGTCACGCCCCGCCTGGTCGTCACGACGCCCGCCGTCGCGCCGCTGCTGGAGCCCTGGACCGGCGTCGTGCCGCACCCCGAGCGCGGAGCGGACGTCCGCCTCGTCACCCTGCTGCTGGACGCCCCCGAGCTGGACGCCGCACCGCGCGGCACCGGGATGCTGGTGGCGCCGGACGGTGGGCCGGTGCGGGCGAAGGCCCTGACCCATTCCACGGCGAAGTGGCCATGGCTCGCCGAGCGGGTCCACCGGGCCGCCGGCCCGGGCGTGCACGTGGTGCGCCTGTCCTACGGGCGGCTCGGCGAGGAGACCCGGCCGCCCGACGCCGCCGAGGCAGCCCGGGACGCGTCCGTGCTGCTCGGGGTGCCGCTGGAGGACCGCGTGCTGGACCACCTCGTCCAGCGGTGGGACGGCGCCCTGCCGCCCCCGACCCCCGCCTACCGGGCGACCGTCACGGCGCTCAGCGGCGCCGTCGGCCGGACGCCCGGGCTCGCCGTCACCGGCGGCTGGGTCGCGGGGACGGGGATCGCCGCGATCGTCGCGCACGCGCAGGCGGCGGTGGAACGGCTCTGA
- a CDS encoding uroporphyrinogen-III synthase — protein MSGPLAGRAVLLPRSPQRGAALAALLRDAGAHVAVAPVIERAAALDADALADAVRELCDGRHAWTVITSVNSVDALATAAADLDLTLADAPTRWAAVGPATLRTLRAIGVEPELVPDDASAAGLVAAFPPPARDGDEAAVVEGGVSRAASSDPEWRSRSDRERDVARDTPPSTGTGTATDVLLPLGDLATSTLHDGLAQLGWTPQVVTAYRTVRSDLPPDVVARPYDVVVVTSGSVAREVATQLGTGTPVVAIGRPSAQVAGEVGLTVAAVADRPTDAALAAAVITVLERNP, from the coding sequence GTGAGCGGCCCCCTGGCCGGACGGGCCGTCCTGCTGCCGCGCAGCCCGCAGCGCGGTGCGGCCCTCGCGGCCCTCCTGCGCGACGCGGGCGCCCACGTCGCCGTCGCCCCCGTGATCGAGCGCGCCGCCGCGCTCGACGCCGACGCCCTGGCCGACGCCGTCCGCGAGCTCTGCGACGGTCGCCATGCCTGGACGGTCATCACCAGCGTGAACTCCGTCGACGCCCTCGCCACGGCGGCGGCCGACCTCGACCTGACGCTCGCCGACGCCCCGACCCGCTGGGCCGCCGTCGGCCCCGCCACGCTCCGCACGCTGCGGGCGATCGGCGTCGAGCCCGAGCTCGTGCCCGACGACGCCTCCGCCGCGGGCCTCGTCGCCGCGTTCCCGCCCCCCGCACGGGACGGGGACGAGGCGGCGGTGGTCGAGGGTGGGGTGTCCCGCGCGGCGTCGTCAGACCCGGAGTGGAGGTCGCGCAGCGACCGTGAACGCGACGTCGCGCGGGACACCCCACCCTCGACCGGCACCGGCACCGCCACCGACGTGCTCCTCCCCCTCGGCGACCTCGCCACCTCGACGCTGCACGACGGGCTCGCGCAGCTCGGCTGGACGCCGCAGGTCGTCACCGCGTACCGCACGGTCCGCTCCGACCTGCCGCCCGACGTCGTCGCGCGGCCGTACGACGTGGTCGTCGTGACGTCCGGCTCGGTGGCGCGCGAGGTCGCCACCCAGCTCGGCACCGGCACCCCCGTCGTCGCGATCGGCCGTCCGTCCGCGCAGGTCGCGGGCGAGGTCGGTCTCACGGTCGCCGCCGTCGCCGACCGTCCCACCGACGCGGCGCTGGCCGCGGCGGTCATCACCGTCCTGGAGAGGAACCCATGA
- a CDS encoding VOC family protein yields the protein MVSVRRGFASFSVDDVDAARSFYSDVLGLRVTAAPDALILHLEGGTAVFVYPKDDHAPATFTVVHLAVDDVDAVVDELAAKGVEPLRYDTFEHDANGVVRGFMEGGDGVWFADPAGNVVGFMDGEGARLFEEATSA from the coding sequence ATGGTCTCCGTCCGGCGAGGATTCGCCAGCTTCTCGGTCGACGACGTCGACGCCGCCCGCAGCTTCTACTCCGACGTCCTCGGGCTGCGGGTCACCGCCGCGCCCGACGCGCTGATCCTCCACCTGGAGGGCGGCACCGCCGTCTTCGTCTACCCGAAGGACGACCACGCCCCGGCGACGTTCACGGTCGTGCACCTCGCGGTGGACGACGTCGACGCGGTCGTCGACGAGCTCGCGGCGAAGGGCGTGGAGCCGTTGCGGTACGACACGTTCGAGCACGACGCCAACGGCGTGGTCCGCGGCTTCATGGAGGGCGGTGACGGGGTGTGGTTCGCCGACCCGGCGGGCAACGTCGTCGGCTTCATGGACGGCGAGGGGGCCCGGCTGTTCGAGGAGGCGACGTCGGCCTAG
- the hemC gene encoding hydroxymethylbilane synthase, whose translation MSTPTAPLRLGTRGSALATTQSGLVARRLGELLGRPVELVRIKTEGDVKTGSLASLGGTGVFVTALREALVDGRCDVAVHSLKDLPTQQPEGLTVVTPEREDPRDALCARDGLTLDGLPRGGRVGTGSPRRAAQLRAARPDLDVVDIRGNVETRLARALGPDADLDAVVLAYAGLSRLGRTEVVSQVLDPVVVSPAPGQGALAVEARTADLVETDLAEAFTALDHRPTRLAVVAERAVLARLEAGCAAPIGAYARLEDDVLALSAVVSRVDGSEQITHSTRVDVPHLSTEVEADDVARALGVRVAEALLADGAARLAPLTAAAPAPTEPGRTPTGTDDPAGA comes from the coding sequence GTGAGCACCCCCACCGCACCCCTGCGTCTCGGCACCCGTGGCAGCGCGCTGGCCACCACGCAGTCCGGCCTGGTGGCCCGCCGGCTCGGCGAGCTGCTCGGCCGGCCGGTCGAGCTGGTGCGGATCAAGACCGAGGGCGACGTGAAGACCGGCTCGCTGGCGTCGCTCGGCGGCACCGGCGTGTTCGTCACGGCGCTGCGCGAGGCGCTGGTGGACGGCCGCTGCGACGTCGCCGTGCACTCCCTCAAGGACCTCCCGACGCAGCAGCCCGAGGGCCTGACCGTCGTCACCCCCGAGCGTGAGGACCCGCGCGACGCGTTGTGCGCGCGCGACGGGTTGACGTTGGACGGCCTGCCGCGCGGCGGCCGCGTCGGTACCGGTTCGCCCCGCCGGGCGGCGCAGCTGCGGGCCGCGCGACCCGACCTGGACGTCGTGGACATCCGCGGGAACGTGGAGACGCGTCTCGCCCGGGCGCTCGGACCCGACGCCGACCTCGACGCCGTCGTCCTCGCGTACGCCGGGCTGAGCCGCCTGGGCCGCACCGAGGTGGTGTCGCAGGTGCTCGACCCCGTCGTCGTGTCACCGGCACCCGGGCAGGGCGCGCTGGCCGTCGAGGCCCGCACCGCCGACCTCGTCGAGACGGACCTCGCCGAGGCGTTCACCGCGCTCGACCACCGCCCGACCCGTCTCGCCGTCGTCGCCGAGCGGGCCGTGCTCGCCCGCCTCGAGGCCGGCTGCGCCGCCCCGATCGGCGCCTACGCCCGCCTCGAGGACGACGTCCTCGCCCTGTCCGCCGTCGTGTCGCGGGTGGACGGGTCGGAGCAGATCACCCACTCGACGCGCGTCGACGTCCCGCACCTGTCCACCGAGGTCGAGGCCGACGACGTCGCCCGCGCGCTGGGCGTGCGCGTCGCGGAGGCGCTGCTCGCCGACGGCGCCGCCCGCCTGGCGCCGCTCACCGCCGCGGCGCCCGCCCCCACCGAGCCCGGCCGCACGCCGACCGGGACGGACGACCCGGCGGGCGCGTGA
- a CDS encoding type II toxin-antitoxin system VapB family antitoxin encodes MSLNIKNEHTHALVRRLADLTGSSQTSAVEEAVQRRLDEVLAERAAATEDPTARRARVEAILAAARADLTDAERRLLRRADADLYDESGLPR; translated from the coding sequence GTGAGCCTGAACATCAAGAACGAGCACACGCACGCCCTGGTCCGCCGGCTCGCCGACCTCACCGGCTCCAGCCAGACGAGCGCGGTCGAGGAGGCCGTGCAGCGTCGCCTGGACGAGGTCCTCGCCGAGCGCGCCGCGGCCACCGAGGACCCCACGGCACGCCGCGCCCGCGTCGAGGCGATCCTCGCCGCAGCCCGCGCCGACCTCACCGACGCCGAGCGGCGGCTGCTGCGCCGCGCCGACGCCGACCTCTACGACGAGTCGGGGCTGCCCCGGTGA
- a CDS encoding Ppx/GppA phosphatase family protein, with protein sequence MRLGVIDIGSNTVHLLVMDARPGARPVPQASHKTTVRLMRYLRPDGAISPEGVAALCQAVEDAAAVGREHGVDGTMALATSAVREARNGAEVLAELERRAGVPIEVLGGSEEAELTFLAARRWYGWGAGRLLLLDIGGGSLEIATGLDESPDVALSVPLGAGRMTKEFLPDDPPRTQDVERLRKHVRTVLADAVGPVRSAPTPDHVVATSKTFRSLARLAGLPRQVLGTGERWRMRQDHLADWQPRLARLASSDRTVLPGIGVNRALQIVAGAVVAQEAMRALGVEEVEICPWALREGAILQRLDRL encoded by the coding sequence ATGCGACTTGGCGTCATCGACATCGGCTCGAACACCGTGCACCTGCTGGTGATGGACGCCCGGCCGGGCGCACGCCCCGTGCCGCAGGCGAGCCACAAGACGACGGTGCGGCTGATGCGGTACCTGCGGCCGGACGGCGCGATCTCGCCCGAGGGTGTGGCGGCGCTGTGCCAGGCGGTGGAGGACGCCGCGGCGGTGGGACGCGAGCACGGCGTGGACGGCACGATGGCGTTGGCGACGTCGGCGGTGCGCGAGGCCCGCAACGGTGCGGAGGTGCTCGCGGAGCTGGAGCGGCGCGCGGGGGTGCCGATCGAGGTGCTGGGCGGGTCGGAGGAGGCGGAGCTGACGTTCCTCGCGGCGCGGCGCTGGTACGGCTGGGGTGCCGGCCGGCTGCTGCTGCTGGACATCGGGGGCGGGTCGCTGGAGATCGCGACCGGGCTGGACGAGTCGCCGGACGTCGCGCTGTCGGTGCCGCTGGGCGCGGGCCGCATGACGAAGGAGTTCCTGCCGGACGACCCGCCGCGCACGCAGGACGTGGAGCGTCTGCGGAAGCACGTGCGCACGGTGCTGGCCGACGCCGTCGGGCCCGTGCGGTCGGCTCCGACGCCCGATCACGTGGTGGCGACGTCGAAGACGTTCCGGTCGTTGGCGCGGCTCGCGGGGCTGCCGCGTCAGGTGCTGGGCACGGGGGAGCGGTGGCGGATGCGTCAGGACCACCTGGCGGACTGGCAGCCGCGGCTGGCCCGTCTCGCGTCGTCGGACCGCACGGTGCTGCCCGGTATCGGCGTGAACCGTGCGTTGCAGATCGTGGCGGGCGCCGTGGTGGCGCAGGAGGCGATGCGGGCGCTCGGCGTCGAGGAGGTCGAGATCTGCCCGTGGGCGCTGCGCGAGGGCGCGATCCTGCAGCGCCTCGACCGGCTCTGA
- a CDS encoding type II toxin-antitoxin system VapC family toxin codes for MIVDTSAVVAVLLGEPPADRIVDLLIGREAAMSAATLTELGIVVGRLAPQQARRLDALLTEWQVEVVPFTAEHARIARDAYRDYGRGSGHPARLNLGDCFAYALATERRDELLFVGDDFVRTDLRAALA; via the coding sequence GTGATCGTCGACACCTCCGCGGTCGTCGCCGTGCTGCTCGGGGAGCCCCCGGCCGACCGGATCGTCGACCTGCTGATCGGGCGGGAGGCCGCGATGTCGGCAGCCACCCTGACCGAGCTGGGGATCGTCGTCGGACGACTCGCCCCGCAGCAGGCCCGACGCCTCGACGCCCTGCTCACGGAGTGGCAGGTGGAGGTGGTGCCGTTCACCGCCGAGCACGCCCGCATCGCCCGCGACGCCTACCGGGACTACGGCCGCGGCAGCGGGCACCCAGCACGGCTGAACCTCGGCGACTGCTTCGCGTACGCGCTCGCCACCGAGCGCCGCGACGAGCTGTTGTTCGTCGGTGACGACTTCGTCCGCACCGACCTCCGCGCAGCGCTCGCCTGA
- a CDS encoding CoA transferase, with amino-acid sequence MDQLAATLPVADLARTALDALRAAARRAGARGPLVDAPLDPERVAAAFGSDRLLRVDGAPWAPFAPHSGFFAAADGWVRTHANYPHHRARLLSVLGLPDDAGRDALADALAAAPARQVEEAAAAAGAIAVRVRTEAQWRASDPGLATGAGPLVGTTERSDRAADRRDLPGGPLPLAGVRVLDLTRVIAGPVATRTLALLGADVLRLDPPDPAEIPAQHLDTGQGKRTALLDLRDAHDRARAQELLDAADVLVTGYRPGAVEAFGLRPPRGAVHARVTAWGTTGPWAGRRGFDSVVQAACGIALVESPDGTTPGALPVQALDHGTGYLLAAAVTDAWTRRTHDGTGRDVTASLARTAAWLLDAPGRDPDHPAPTPLPHPPSLQTRTHGAVTSARPALPVDDYPAPAHSWGTDPAAW; translated from the coding sequence GTGGACCAGCTCGCCGCCACCCTGCCCGTCGCCGACCTCGCCCGCACCGCCCTCGACGCGCTGCGCGCCGCCGCCCGCCGGGCCGGGGCGCGCGGGCCCCTCGTGGACGCCCCGCTCGACCCCGAGCGGGTGGCGGCCGCGTTCGGCTCCGACCGGCTGCTGCGGGTCGACGGCGCGCCCTGGGCACCGTTCGCGCCGCACTCGGGATTCTTCGCCGCCGCGGACGGCTGGGTCCGCACCCACGCCAACTACCCGCACCACCGGGCCCGCCTGCTGTCCGTCCTCGGCCTGCCCGACGACGCCGGGCGCGACGCGCTCGCGGACGCCCTCGCGGCGGCCCCGGCCCGGCAGGTGGAGGAGGCCGCCGCGGCCGCCGGGGCGATCGCCGTCCGGGTCCGCACCGAGGCGCAGTGGCGCGCGAGCGATCCCGGCCTGGCCACGGGCGCCGGGCCGCTCGTCGGGACGACGGAGCGCAGCGACCGCGCGGCCGACCGCCGTGACCTGCCCGGCGGGCCCCTCCCCCTGGCCGGGGTGCGCGTCCTCGACCTCACGCGCGTCATCGCGGGCCCCGTGGCCACGCGCACGCTGGCCCTGCTCGGCGCGGACGTGCTGCGCCTCGACCCGCCGGACCCTGCCGAGATCCCCGCGCAGCACCTCGACACCGGCCAGGGCAAGCGCACCGCACTGCTCGACCTGCGCGACGCCCACGACCGGGCCCGCGCCCAGGAGCTCCTCGACGCGGCCGACGTGCTCGTCACCGGCTACCGACCGGGCGCCGTCGAGGCGTTCGGGCTGCGGCCGCCCCGCGGTGCCGTCCACGCCCGCGTCACCGCCTGGGGCACGACCGGCCCGTGGGCGGGACGGCGCGGGTTCGACTCCGTCGTGCAGGCCGCCTGCGGGATCGCGCTCGTCGAGTCCCCCGACGGCACCACGCCCGGCGCGCTGCCCGTGCAGGCCCTCGACCACGGCACGGGCTACCTGCTGGCCGCCGCCGTCACCGACGCCTGGACCCGGCGCACGCACGACGGGACCGGCCGGGACGTCACGGCCTCGCTCGCGCGCACCGCAGCCTGGCTGCTCGACGCGCCCGGCCGCGACCCCGACCACCCGGCGCCCACGCCGCTGCCCCACCCGCCGTCACTACAGACCCGCACGCACGGCGCCGTCACGAGCGCCCGCCCCGCACTCCCGGTGGACGACTACCCCGCCCCCGCACACTCCTGGGGTACGGACCCTGCCGCCTGGTAG
- the hemB gene encoding porphobilinogen synthase translates to MSTSGIVYRPRRLRTTPRMRRLVAEHRLHAADLVLPLFVKEGLTEPAPISSMPGQVQHTEESLADAVAQATRAGVGGIMLFGIPAVRDARGSAGDDADGILQRGIRVARQAVAAVEAESGRPGPVVMADTCLDEFTDHGHCGVLAADGTVDNDATLERYASMAVAQAKAGTEVVAPSGMMDGQVAVIRDALDDAGFEHVGILAYSAKYASAFYGPFREAVDSALQGDRRTYQMDAANAREGLREADLDLAEGADMVMVKPAGTSLDVLRGVADRTDVPVAAYQVSGEYAMIEAAAANGWIDRRGAILESVLAIKRAGADLILTYWAVEIAGWLD, encoded by the coding sequence ATGAGCACCTCCGGCATCGTCTACCGTCCGCGACGCCTGCGGACGACGCCGCGCATGCGCCGGCTCGTCGCGGAGCACCGCCTCCACGCGGCCGACCTCGTGCTGCCGCTGTTCGTCAAGGAAGGGCTCACGGAGCCCGCGCCGATCTCGTCGATGCCGGGGCAGGTGCAGCACACCGAGGAGTCACTGGCGGACGCGGTGGCGCAGGCCACTCGGGCGGGGGTCGGCGGGATCATGCTGTTCGGCATCCCGGCGGTGCGGGACGCGCGCGGGTCCGCGGGCGACGACGCGGACGGCATCCTGCAGCGCGGCATCCGCGTCGCCCGCCAGGCCGTGGCGGCCGTCGAGGCGGAGTCGGGGCGTCCGGGGCCGGTCGTCATGGCGGACACCTGCCTGGACGAGTTCACCGACCACGGGCACTGCGGCGTGCTCGCCGCCGACGGCACCGTCGACAACGACGCGACGCTCGAGCGGTACGCGTCGATGGCGGTCGCCCAGGCCAAGGCGGGCACGGAGGTCGTCGCGCCGTCCGGGATGATGGACGGCCAGGTGGCGGTCATCCGGGACGCGCTGGACGACGCCGGGTTCGAGCACGTCGGCATCCTCGCGTACAGCGCGAAGTACGCCAGCGCGTTCTACGGGCCCTTCCGCGAGGCGGTCGACTCGGCGCTGCAGGGCGACCGCCGGACCTACCAGATGGACGCCGCGAACGCCCGCGAGGGTCTGCGCGAGGCCGACCTGGACCTCGCCGAGGGCGCCGACATGGTCATGGTGAAGCCCGCGGGGACGTCGTTGGACGTGCTGCGCGGCGTCGCGGACCGCACGGACGTGCCGGTGGCGGCGTACCAGGTGTCGGGCGAGTACGCGATGATCGAGGCGGCCGCCGCGAACGGCTGGATCGACCGTCGCGGCGCGATCCTGGAGTCGGTGCTCGCGATCAAGCGCGCCGGCGCGGACCTGATCCTCACCTACTGGGCGGTCGAGATCGCCGGCTGGCTGGACTGA